A single Tenacibaculum sp. 190524A02b DNA region contains:
- a CDS encoding ankyrin repeat domain-containing protein, which produces MKKTIFLLLLLLSSTLFYAQEPIFDYSREGNTEAIKALYKEDSKIINSVNNKGFSPLILAVYNNQTETVRFLLTHKANTEIQDNYGNTALMGACFRGYATIAQLLLDHKVDVNKKNYNNATALTFAATFGHANIVKALLKNGADVSLKDNRGNTALDHAKMQGNEEIIALLK; this is translated from the coding sequence ATGAAAAAAACTATTTTTTTACTTCTGCTGTTATTATCTAGTACTCTTTTTTATGCACAAGAGCCTATTTTTGACTATAGTAGAGAAGGTAATACAGAAGCTATAAAAGCATTATATAAAGAAGATTCTAAAATAATAAACAGTGTTAACAACAAGGGATTTAGTCCTTTAATACTAGCTGTGTATAACAATCAAACAGAAACTGTACGTTTTTTACTAACGCATAAAGCGAACACAGAAATACAAGACAACTACGGAAATACAGCCTTAATGGGTGCTTGTTTTAGAGGATATGCAACGATTGCTCAATTATTATTAGACCATAAGGTTGATGTAAATAAAAAGAATTATAACAATGCTACTGCTTTAACTTTTGCTGCTACTTTTGGGCATGCCAATATTGTGAAAGCATTACTTAAAAACGGAGCTGATGTTAGTTTAAAAGATAACAGAGGGAATACGGCATTAGATCATGCTAAAATGCAAGGAAATGAGGAAATCATAGCTTTATTGAAATAA
- a CDS encoding DUF3857 domain-containing protein, giving the protein MKKLLFVFALITSTFSIAQTKLELELREQFWKTPAKEIVNTTIPEKWSNESAVILKDHRYVMYFNRGKNILSKKNKHQIIKIQDQSSLETFSEIELKKDFKLPWIMGTYSRRETTIGIRVIKPDAKEIIIDIEAVEVKEDNIKKIAIPSLEIGDILDVFIQTDSKKKELDGVNIFPANESTLKDNYPILDYRLAVEVENDFFLNMNTYNGAPALKEEPTDRNATQKYVVEAKNIDKLKTKRWYFPLVEQPSVKYQIAFARKRKNEKYVDIFTGEDGEVKSKVTEEDVFDYFDRKFNKSSTKYASDILKYIKEKGLTNKTEVLKAALDYIRFHKFTSYFEPRIAYEAKIIERFFVPRNKCSKNYFGMYDSDITVMSRLRAVCKKYDIDYDVVLVQPRYDGKLKDLLIKSNARVGLKFKTEPNLYFFDFNENMTFERFPHALEGSEAYQGAVVKGKRIEKLEKVFLGTSSAEQNHYKENINLKLNEDKKGFTVNRELIARGHFEDQYIKNWIHFTDFLAEDYKKFPEKGHFYECGSKKTKKRFSTQFKAFEDKKREEFIKNREEYVDSEWSEGKVTEFNTSVIETGRYGDKTPLKIKEDFLLKDGYIKKAGKNIIIEIGKFIGGQVKIEDDEKNRKANVYIDFAKTYNYEITLELPEGYSVQGIESLNTSIENETGAFIAKAYVKEGKLIIETTKKYKANFIENAQWSIMVTWLDEAFKFTQAKILLKKG; this is encoded by the coding sequence ATGAAAAAACTACTCTTTGTTTTTGCCTTAATTACAAGTACATTTAGCATTGCACAAACAAAATTAGAACTTGAATTAAGAGAACAATTCTGGAAAACACCAGCTAAAGAAATTGTAAACACAACGATTCCCGAAAAATGGTCAAATGAAAGTGCGGTGATTTTAAAAGATCACAGGTATGTCATGTATTTTAATCGAGGAAAGAATATTCTGTCAAAGAAAAACAAACATCAAATTATAAAAATACAAGATCAATCTTCTCTTGAAACTTTTTCTGAGATAGAGTTAAAAAAAGATTTTAAGTTACCATGGATAATGGGAACTTATTCTAGAAGAGAAACTACTATAGGTATAAGAGTTATTAAGCCAGATGCAAAGGAAATAATTATTGACATTGAAGCTGTAGAGGTTAAAGAAGATAATATAAAAAAGATAGCAATACCAAGTTTAGAAATTGGAGATATATTAGATGTTTTTATCCAGACAGATTCGAAGAAAAAAGAGTTGGATGGAGTAAACATATTCCCAGCTAATGAATCAACATTAAAAGATAATTATCCTATTCTAGATTACAGATTAGCTGTTGAAGTAGAAAACGACTTCTTTTTAAATATGAACACCTACAATGGTGCTCCAGCATTAAAGGAAGAACCAACAGACAGAAATGCTACACAAAAATATGTGGTAGAAGCAAAGAACATAGACAAACTAAAAACAAAAAGATGGTATTTCCCGCTAGTTGAACAACCTTCTGTAAAATACCAAATTGCTTTTGCGAGAAAAAGAAAGAACGAAAAATATGTAGATATTTTTACAGGAGAAGATGGTGAAGTAAAATCTAAAGTAACAGAAGAAGATGTATTTGATTATTTTGATAGAAAGTTTAATAAATCAAGTACAAAATACGCATCAGATATATTGAAATATATAAAAGAGAAAGGACTGACTAATAAAACAGAAGTATTAAAAGCTGCTCTTGATTATATTCGATTTCACAAATTCACAAGCTATTTTGAGCCAAGAATAGCCTACGAAGCTAAGATTATTGAAAGGTTTTTTGTGCCAAGAAATAAGTGTAGTAAAAATTATTTTGGAATGTATGATAGTGACATTACGGTAATGTCTAGGCTAAGAGCAGTTTGTAAAAAGTATGATATAGATTATGATGTTGTTCTTGTACAGCCAAGATATGATGGTAAACTAAAAGATTTATTAATTAAGTCGAACGCTAGAGTTGGATTAAAGTTTAAAACTGAGCCTAACTTGTATTTCTTTGACTTTAATGAAAACATGACATTTGAACGTTTTCCTCATGCGCTAGAAGGTTCAGAAGCGTACCAAGGTGCTGTAGTTAAAGGTAAAAGAATTGAAAAATTAGAAAAAGTTTTCTTAGGTACATCATCAGCAGAGCAAAATCATTATAAAGAAAATATAAACCTTAAACTAAATGAAGACAAAAAAGGGTTTACGGTAAATAGAGAGTTGATTGCTAGAGGTCATTTTGAGGATCAATATATTAAGAACTGGATTCATTTTACAGATTTCTTGGCAGAAGATTATAAAAAGTTTCCTGAAAAAGGACACTTCTATGAATGTGGTTCTAAAAAAACAAAAAAAAGATTCAGTACTCAATTCAAAGCTTTTGAAGATAAAAAACGTGAAGAGTTTATAAAAAATAGAGAAGAGTATGTTGATAGTGAATGGAGTGAAGGTAAAGTAACAGAATTTAATACTAGTGTAATAGAAACTGGAAGATACGGAGATAAAACACCTTTAAAAATAAAGGAAGACTTTTTATTGAAAGATGGTTATATCAAAAAGGCAGGAAAGAATATAATTATTGAAATAGGAAAATTTATAGGCGGGCAGGTAAAAATAGAGGATGATGAAAAAAACAGAAAAGCCAATGTTTATATTGATTTTGCTAAAACTTACAACTATGAAATTACATTAGAACTTCCTGAAGGATATTCTGTACAAGGTATAGAGAGTCTTAATACTTCAATAGAAAATGAAACAGGTGCTTTTATAGCTAAGGCTTACGTAAAAGAAGGGAAATTAATTATAGAAACCACCAAAAAGTATAAAGCTAACTTTATAGAAAATGCACAATGGAGTATTATGGTAACTTGGTTAGATGAAGCATTTAAATTTACACAAGCAAAAATTTTATTAAAAAAAGGATAA
- a CDS encoding transglutaminase domain-containing protein gives MRNITYHLLALLLFSSTLFAQRDKPTEEAVKLAQSLKEKYEEEDVVISDYSIEINFELNRKTNKVEVIESKSITFLAISKRADLWYSTGYDKQSEIKKLKLYGRRGREKFWNYRDEAYSDESIFHNDYRIRYGEINLPLQGYVRKVKEVKRYKDIKYFTVEYLKKPHRIIKGNLVINIPEWLSFSTKDFHFKGFEINKTESKTEKHNVLSYTFKNIAGIKKEVAKPGNSYLHPHIVYLSKAFTDKEGNSHTLFKNTADLYTWYKKLVDDVAIKTDDIKAKVEEIIKGIENDEDKIKAIYYWVQDSIKYIAFEDGIAGFKPDAPQNVYNKKYGDCKGMAILLKTMLVEAGFDARLVWIGTDAIAYDYSLPSLIVDNHMISGVMLNDKFIFLDGTEKYNAYGTYASRIQGKEALIENKDNFILKRVPEAQPEYNKEIYKGKLTIVDNNITGTINRSLAGEHVSEFLYGFTGTPKDKREEVMCDVLADGNDNAKVSDVKGFDFSDRDKEINLDYKLEINNVVSGFGNNLYLELDPVRYLSNWELKEDREAPLLLRMKRRKIKELSLELPTGYKVESLPESVKIENDFMTFEASYVENAGKVVYSSNIILKKRLIPKDKLALWNTSINKIKNFYDEQITLVKN, from the coding sequence ATGAGAAATATCACTTATCACTTATTAGCATTACTACTATTTTCATCAACACTCTTTGCACAAAGAGACAAGCCAACAGAGGAGGCTGTAAAACTAGCACAATCCTTAAAAGAAAAGTATGAGGAAGAAGATGTAGTTATTTCCGATTATTCAATTGAAATAAACTTTGAACTCAATAGAAAAACCAACAAAGTTGAGGTAATTGAATCGAAGTCTATTACTTTTTTAGCCATTTCAAAAAGAGCAGATTTATGGTACAGTACAGGGTACGACAAACAATCTGAAATTAAAAAATTAAAATTATATGGTAGAAGAGGTAGAGAGAAGTTTTGGAACTATAGAGACGAAGCGTATTCTGACGAATCTATTTTTCATAACGATTATAGAATTAGATACGGTGAAATAAATCTTCCACTTCAAGGTTATGTTAGAAAAGTAAAAGAAGTAAAACGTTATAAAGATATCAAATACTTTACTGTAGAGTATTTGAAAAAACCTCACAGAATTATAAAAGGTAACCTTGTTATTAATATTCCAGAATGGTTAAGTTTTTCTACTAAAGATTTTCATTTTAAAGGTTTTGAAATCAATAAAACAGAAAGTAAAACTGAAAAACATAATGTGTTAAGTTATACCTTTAAAAACATAGCTGGGATTAAGAAAGAAGTAGCTAAGCCTGGTAATTCATATTTGCATCCGCATATTGTATACCTTTCAAAAGCATTTACTGATAAAGAGGGGAATTCACATACACTTTTTAAAAATACCGCAGATTTATATACTTGGTATAAAAAGCTAGTAGATGATGTAGCTATTAAAACGGATGATATTAAAGCAAAAGTAGAAGAAATTATAAAAGGCATTGAAAATGATGAAGATAAAATAAAAGCAATTTATTATTGGGTACAAGACTCTATAAAATACATTGCTTTTGAAGACGGAATTGCTGGTTTTAAACCAGATGCTCCGCAAAATGTTTACAATAAAAAGTATGGAGACTGTAAAGGAATGGCAATTTTACTTAAAACCATGCTTGTTGAAGCTGGATTTGATGCTAGATTGGTTTGGATAGGTACAGATGCCATAGCCTATGATTATTCGTTACCATCTTTAATTGTAGACAATCACATGATTTCTGGCGTGATGCTAAATGATAAATTTATTTTTCTAGATGGAACGGAAAAATACAATGCATACGGTACCTATGCTTCCAGAATACAAGGAAAAGAAGCCTTAATTGAAAACAAAGATAATTTTATATTAAAGCGAGTACCAGAAGCCCAACCAGAATACAATAAGGAAATTTACAAGGGAAAATTAACTATTGTAGATAACAACATTACAGGAACTATAAATAGAAGTTTGGCAGGTGAACATGTAAGTGAGTTTTTGTATGGGTTTACTGGAACACCAAAAGATAAAAGAGAAGAAGTCATGTGTGATGTATTAGCAGACGGTAACGATAATGCCAAGGTGTCCGATGTAAAAGGTTTTGACTTTTCAGATAGAGATAAGGAAATTAATTTAGACTATAAACTAGAAATAAACAACGTTGTAAGTGGGTTTGGTAATAATCTTTATTTAGAATTAGATCCCGTTCGTTACCTAAGTAATTGGGAGTTAAAAGAGGATAGAGAAGCCCCATTATTGCTTCGTATGAAACGAAGAAAAATAAAAGAACTTAGTTTAGAGTTACCTACAGGCTATAAAGTAGAATCCTTACCAGAATCCGTTAAAATTGAGAATGATTTTATGACTTTTGAAGCTAGTTATGTTGAAAATGCAGGAAAGGTAGTATACAGTTCTAACATTATTCTTAAAAAAAGATTGATACCAAAAGACAAACTAGCACTTTGGAATACATCTATTAATAAAATAAAAAATTTCTACGACGAACAAATTACCCTTGTTAAAAATTAA
- a CDS encoding type II toxin-antitoxin system RelE/ParE family toxin, protein MAKYKISVEAEKDLKKIWAYTFETWSIEKADRYLNQIFEEIEYISTKPEEGKDFSYVRKGYLRTKVKLHYLFYKIDKKTQIVEIIRILHQRMDIENRL, encoded by the coding sequence GTGGCGAAATATAAAATTAGTGTTGAAGCGGAAAAAGACCTTAAAAAAATATGGGCATATACTTTTGAAACTTGGTCTATTGAAAAAGCTGACAGATATCTAAATCAAATTTTTGAGGAGATTGAGTATATCTCGACAAAACCGGAAGAAGGAAAAGACTTTAGTTATGTTAGAAAAGGATATTTAAGAACTAAAGTTAAACTTCATTATTTATTCTATAAAATAGACAAGAAAACTCAAATAGTAGAAATAATTCGAATTCTACATCAAAGAATGGATATTGAGAATAGATTATAA
- a CDS encoding type II toxin-antitoxin system ParD family antitoxin, giving the protein MAKNTSILLGDYFNEFISEQITSGRFSSASEVVRTALRLFEQEENKKKELIRELKKGENSGFVENFSKSDFLSSMHKKYSSGEI; this is encoded by the coding sequence ATGGCAAAAAATACATCAATATTGTTGGGTGATTACTTTAATGAATTTATAAGTGAACAAATAACCTCAGGACGATTTTCGTCTGCAAGCGAAGTCGTTAGAACTGCGCTAAGATTATTTGAACAAGAGGAGAATAAGAAAAAAGAACTAATTAGAGAATTAAAAAAAGGAGAAAACTCAGGATTTGTAGAGAACTTTAGTAAGAGTGATTTTTTAAGTTCAATGCATAAAAAATATTCGAGTGGCGAAATATAA
- a CDS encoding transposase — protein MSRNYKFHNPDGIYFVSFAVVKWLDVFTRNEYKDILLKSLSFCQENKGMEIFSWCIMTNHIHLIFRSTQGQPPQLLLGDFK, from the coding sequence ATGAGTAGAAACTATAAATTCCATAATCCAGACGGCATCTATTTTGTAAGCTTTGCAGTAGTAAAGTGGTTAGATGTTTTTACCAGAAATGAGTACAAAGATATTTTATTGAAAAGCCTATCATTTTGTCAAGAAAATAAAGGAATGGAAATTTTTTCTTGGTGTATTATGACTAATCATATTCATTTAATATTTAGAAGTACCCAAGGACAACCACCACAGTTGTTATTAGGAGATTTTAAATGA
- a CDS encoding IS3 family transposase — protein sequence MNSTKKKYHITTNSHHRFRKHVNQLKNIEFVRPEQVWVSDITYIGKRENPCYLALITDAYSKKIMGYDVSNSLNVAGSLRALDMAISNRNYNKEPIIHHSDRGLQYCSNEYQKMLSINNIKPSMTEKYDPYENAIAERINGILKQEFAIDKYDVSIQIKKKLIKNAINIYNQIRPHLSNSMLTPNQMHQQKKVKRKSYKKLKVAI from the coding sequence ATTAATTCTACCAAGAAAAAATATCATATAACTACAAATTCTCATCATAGATTTAGAAAACATGTAAATCAACTTAAAAATATAGAATTTGTAAGACCTGAACAAGTATGGGTGAGTGATATTACTTACATTGGAAAGAGAGAAAACCCATGTTATTTAGCGCTAATTACTGATGCTTACTCTAAAAAAATAATGGGGTATGATGTCTCTAATAGTTTAAATGTAGCAGGTTCTTTAAGAGCCCTAGATATGGCAATCTCTAATAGAAATTATAATAAAGAACCTATTATTCATCATTCAGATAGAGGGTTACAATATTGCTCTAATGAATATCAAAAAATGTTAAGTATCAATAATATCAAACCTAGCATGACTGAAAAATATGATCCTTATGAAAATGCTATAGCTGAAAGAATCAATGGGATTCTTAAACAAGAATTTGCAATTGATAAATACGACGTTTCTATACAAATTAAAAAGAAGTTAATTAAAAATGCAATCAATATTTACAATCAAATAAGACCTCATTTATCAAATTCAATGTTAACTCCTAATCAAATGCACCAACAAAAAAAAGTCAAAAGAAAAAGCTACAAAAAACTAAAGGTAGCAATTTAA
- a CDS encoding helix-turn-helix domain-containing protein, translating to MLKKNLIFQSEKARTRVIKKYSQEAKESITATCDLLGVNRQVYYRAIHSYKEKQKLSKKVIDLVNTIRISMPRIGTRKLFYLLKSELKAIGVGRDKLFKILKANNLLILPRKNII from the coding sequence TTGCTGAAGAAGAATTTAATATTCCAATCAGAAAAAGCACGTACCCGAGTTATCAAAAAATATAGTCAAGAAGCCAAAGAAAGCATAACAGCTACCTGTGATTTACTCGGGGTGAATAGGCAGGTATATTATAGAGCTATTCATTCATATAAAGAGAAACAAAAGCTTAGTAAAAAGGTTATTGATTTAGTAAATACTATCCGTATATCAATGCCGAGAATAGGTACAAGGAAATTATTTTATCTTTTAAAATCTGAATTAAAAGCAATTGGTGTTGGTCGTGATAAGTTGTTTAAAATATTAAAAGCTAATAATTTATTAATTCTACCAAGAAAAAATATCATATAA
- a CDS encoding helix-turn-helix domain-containing protein, with protein MDSRKSDYVKRTQKDYSLSFKLQVVQEIEQGLLTRTQAIDKYGIQARSTIRTWLKKYGKFDYDFSINQTMSKTPEQRILELEQQVKLLEKQKARAEYLAELADKKVIIFDMMIDIAEEEFNIPIRKSTYPSYQKI; from the coding sequence ATGGATTCTAGGAAATCAGATTATGTAAAGCGAACCCAAAAGGATTATAGTTTGTCCTTTAAACTACAAGTTGTTCAAGAGATTGAGCAAGGATTATTAACCAGAACTCAAGCGATTGATAAATATGGTATTCAAGCAAGATCTACGATTCGTACTTGGTTAAAAAAATATGGTAAATTTGATTACGATTTTAGTATAAATCAAACCATGTCAAAAACACCTGAACAGCGTATTTTAGAATTAGAGCAACAAGTCAAGCTTTTAGAAAAGCAAAAAGCACGTGCTGAATATTTAGCAGAGCTTGCTGATAAAAAAGTCATCATTTTTGATATGATGATTGATATTGCTGAAGAAGAATTTAATATTCCAATCAGAAAAAGCACGTACCCGAGTTATCAAAAAATATAG
- a CDS encoding T9SS type A sorting domain-containing protein, with the protein MKHKLILLCLLSFFIKSNAQNINFKDIKFKEALLNSKKHRVDTNSDGEISFQEAETLKAFTFENVSLTEMTDIKYFKNLEVLKSNNVVFPSLDLSNNTHIKELELWGSTISSIDVSMLSNLKKLILSAVHLNQLDLGNNSKLEHLELINTKIPTLDLSNKTQLELVKIRSNNRALSDIDFSNANKLKTLEIHYGSLTNIDLKDSPLLQILKLSNNAITALDLSKNTELLVVDITNTNLTALDLSKNNELRQLTLAFNKLASINVTNCKKLSTISISNNQLTTIDLTTNTDLQQLLIDSNELTNVDFSKNTKLQFLRIMNNKLTALDVRNCKLDFLYFAGNPDLKKAYLTGQPFGGDFENAYYEHCLNLEYMCVDSKFVKSAKERKKSTNHSNYVVSNDCSKSNILKGIVNFDLDKNGCDANDRGFSSGLKFGISALTGGYEEVFPDEDGVYQIALADGDYYMFPVFAKPTNFDISPAPSFPPTPISFPTEGPIKIKDFCVTSLVDFNDLEVTIIPDGAPARPGFNASYSITYKNRGTTTQSGNITLDYTENILSLVSATPAVEATTTNQFSWSFTNLKPYEAREIKLILNVNKPTDSPAVNDGDILKYTVKVNGATDEAPEDNTMVLNQTVVNSYDPNDKTCLEGTILEPKEVGNYLHYLIRFENKGTADAVNITVVDEIDTTKLDIETFEPLYASHKYRTTVKDKKEITFTFEDINLPFDDANNDGYVLFRIKTKDDLVVGDVIDNKSAIYFDFNPPIITNVESVEVKEKKVEEPTFDDYFTLSPNPTTGILNLTQKKTAIQIQYISIHDLSGRIVGFFPGQMSVFNVGYLFPNLYVLKVHTSDKGILTTKFMKVVN; encoded by the coding sequence ATGAAACACAAATTAATTTTGCTATGTTTATTGAGCTTTTTTATAAAAAGTAATGCTCAAAATATCAATTTTAAAGATATTAAGTTTAAAGAAGCCCTATTAAACAGTAAAAAACATAGAGTTGATACAAACTCTGATGGAGAAATTAGTTTTCAGGAAGCAGAAACACTGAAAGCTTTTACCTTTGAAAATGTATCATTAACTGAAATGACAGATATTAAATACTTCAAAAACTTAGAAGTATTAAAATCTAACAATGTTGTATTTCCTTCACTTGACTTGAGTAATAATACACATATTAAAGAGCTTGAGTTATGGGGATCTACTATTTCAAGCATAGACGTAAGTATGCTATCAAACCTTAAAAAATTAATTCTATCTGCAGTACATTTGAATCAATTAGATTTAGGTAATAATTCAAAACTAGAGCACTTAGAGTTAATTAATACCAAAATACCTACGTTAGATTTAAGTAATAAAACCCAATTAGAGCTAGTTAAAATTAGAAGTAATAACAGAGCACTTTCTGACATAGACTTTAGTAATGCTAACAAACTAAAAACATTAGAAATTCACTATGGAAGTTTAACAAATATAGACTTAAAAGATAGCCCTTTATTACAAATATTAAAGTTATCAAATAACGCTATCACAGCTCTTGACTTGAGTAAAAATACTGAATTACTTGTGGTAGATATTACCAATACAAATTTAACGGCTCTAGATTTAAGTAAAAATAATGAACTAAGGCAGTTAACACTTGCGTTTAACAAATTAGCAAGTATAAATGTTACCAATTGTAAAAAGTTAAGTACAATAAGTATATCAAACAATCAACTTACTACAATAGATTTAACAACTAATACAGACCTGCAACAACTGCTTATAGATAGTAATGAATTAACCAATGTAGACTTTAGTAAGAACACGAAGTTACAATTTCTTCGTATTATGAATAACAAGTTAACTGCATTAGATGTTAGAAATTGTAAATTAGATTTTCTATACTTTGCAGGAAATCCTGACTTAAAGAAAGCATACCTTACAGGACAACCTTTTGGAGGAGATTTTGAAAATGCATACTATGAGCACTGCCTTAATTTAGAATACATGTGTGTTGATTCAAAGTTTGTAAAGTCAGCAAAAGAAAGAAAAAAATCTACAAATCATTCTAATTATGTTGTTTCCAATGATTGCTCAAAAAGTAACATTCTTAAAGGAATCGTAAATTTTGATTTAGATAAGAATGGATGTGATGCTAATGATAGAGGTTTTTCATCAGGATTAAAATTTGGAATTTCAGCTTTAACTGGAGGCTACGAAGAAGTATTTCCAGACGAAGATGGAGTTTATCAAATAGCTTTAGCAGATGGAGATTACTATATGTTCCCTGTTTTTGCAAAACCAACTAACTTTGATATAAGTCCTGCTCCTTCATTTCCACCAACACCTATTAGTTTTCCTACAGAAGGACCAATAAAAATTAAAGATTTTTGTGTAACTAGCTTGGTTGATTTTAATGATCTTGAAGTAACTATAATACCAGATGGAGCACCAGCAAGACCAGGATTTAACGCATCCTATAGTATTACGTATAAGAATAGAGGGACTACTACTCAGTCAGGAAATATTACATTAGATTATACAGAAAATATATTGAGTTTGGTATCTGCAACACCAGCAGTAGAAGCTACAACTACCAATCAGTTTTCGTGGAGTTTTACCAATTTAAAACCGTATGAAGCAAGAGAAATTAAGTTAATATTAAACGTTAATAAACCAACGGATAGTCCAGCAGTAAATGATGGAGATATTTTAAAATATACAGTAAAAGTTAACGGTGCTACAGATGAAGCACCAGAAGACAATACTATGGTGTTAAACCAAACAGTTGTAAATTCTTACGATCCGAATGATAAAACATGTTTAGAAGGAACTATTTTAGAACCAAAAGAAGTAGGGAACTATTTACATTATTTAATTCGCTTTGAAAATAAAGGAACAGCAGATGCTGTTAATATAACAGTTGTAGATGAAATAGACACCACAAAGTTAGATATTGAAACATTTGAACCGTTATATGCAAGTCATAAGTATAGAACCACTGTAAAAGATAAAAAAGAAATAACCTTTACTTTTGAAGATATAAACTTACCATTTGATGATGCAAATAATGATGGCTATGTTTTATTCAGAATTAAAACAAAAGATGATTTGGTGGTTGGAGATGTAATTGATAACAAATCAGCTATTTATTTTGATTTCAATCCTCCAATAATTACTAATGTAGAAAGCGTTGAAGTAAAAGAGAAAAAGGTTGAAGAGCCAACATTTGATGATTACTTTACATTATCTCCAAATCCAACAACAGGAATTTTAAACTTAACTCAAAAGAAAACAGCTATTCAAATTCAGTATATAAGTATCCATGATTTATCAGGTAGAATAGTAGGTTTCTTTCCAGGGCAAATGAGCGTTTTTAATGTAGGCTATTTATTCCCTAATTTATATGTATTAAAAGTACATACTAGTGATAAAGGAATATTAACAACTAAATTTATGAAAGTAGTTAATTAA